A single Paraburkholderia sp. D15 DNA region contains:
- a CDS encoding response regulator transcription factor — MKRIAIIDDHPIIRGTIADVLRADPELELAGECGDGEDGLAMILKEHPDLVILDLDLPRLDGLSMIRRIRAQNVATRILVLSAKPEHVMANYTRNAGANGYVSKARDISELITALKTILFGYDCFPVDTTDSTTPGGLSALSAREVEVLQHLARGVSNREIAGRLCLSDKTVSTYKSRIQEKLGLSSLAALIEFATLHKLID, encoded by the coding sequence ATGAAGAGAATTGCGATTATTGACGATCATCCAATCATCAGGGGGACGATAGCCGACGTGCTGCGGGCCGATCCAGAGCTGGAACTCGCCGGCGAGTGTGGTGACGGCGAAGATGGCCTCGCCATGATCCTGAAAGAACATCCTGACCTCGTCATTCTCGACCTCGATTTACCGAGACTCGACGGGTTGTCCATGATCCGGCGCATTCGCGCCCAGAACGTCGCAACGCGCATTCTCGTGCTGTCGGCCAAGCCGGAGCACGTCATGGCCAATTACACGCGCAATGCCGGCGCGAATGGCTACGTCAGCAAGGCGCGCGACATCAGCGAATTGATCACAGCGCTGAAGACCATCCTGTTTGGCTACGACTGCTTCCCGGTCGACACGACCGACTCCACAACGCCAGGTGGATTGAGCGCGCTGTCGGCGCGCGAGGTCGAGGTGTTGCAGCACCTGGCGCGGGGCGTAAGCAACCGGGAAATCGCCGGTCGCCTGTGCCTGAGCGACAAAACAGTCAGCACATACAAAAGCAGAATTCAGGAAAAACTTGGCCTGTCGTCGCTAGCGGCACTGATCGAATTCGCTACGTTGCACAAGCTGATCGACTGA
- a CDS encoding bifunctional 2-methylcitrate dehydratase/aconitate hydratase — protein sequence MSAPISNVRPDPDPVLADIVDYVLDYQIDSALALETARHCLIDTLGCGLEALTYPACTKLMGPIVPGTIVPNGAKVPGTSFQLDPVQAAFNIGAMIRWLDFNDTWLAAEWGHPSDNLGGILATADWLSRSAIAAGKTPLPMKDVLIAMIKAHEIQGCIALENSFNKVGLDHVLLVKLASTAVVGQLLGLTRDELINAVSQAFVDGQALRTYRHAPNTGSRKSWAAGDATSRAVRLALIAKTGEMGYPSVLTAKTWGFYDVLFKGNAFRFQRPYASYVMENVLFKISFPAEFHAQTAVEAAMTLHAQLEREGRRVEDIKRITIRTHEAAIRIIDKTGPLNNPADRDHCIQYMIAVPLIHGRLTAADYEDSIARDARIDVLRAKMACVEDAQFTQDYHDPEKRSIANALTIEFNDGSSFDEVTVEYPIGHKRRREDGIPLLVEKFRTNLARRFPVRQQLAILDVSLDQARLEAMPVNEYVDLYVI from the coding sequence ATGTCCGCTCCGATTTCCAACGTGCGACCCGACCCGGACCCAGTCCTGGCCGATATCGTCGACTACGTTCTGGACTATCAGATCGACAGCGCGCTCGCGCTGGAAACCGCGCGTCACTGTCTGATCGACACGCTCGGCTGCGGACTCGAGGCGCTCACCTACCCGGCCTGCACCAAGCTGATGGGACCGATCGTGCCGGGCACGATCGTCCCCAACGGCGCGAAGGTGCCGGGCACGTCGTTCCAGCTCGACCCGGTTCAGGCCGCCTTCAACATCGGCGCGATGATCCGCTGGCTCGACTTCAACGACACGTGGCTCGCCGCCGAATGGGGGCATCCGTCGGATAACCTCGGCGGCATTCTCGCGACGGCCGACTGGCTCTCGCGCAGCGCCATCGCAGCCGGCAAGACGCCGCTGCCGATGAAAGACGTGTTGATCGCGATGATCAAGGCGCACGAAATTCAAGGCTGTATCGCGCTCGAGAACTCCTTCAACAAGGTCGGGCTCGATCATGTCCTGCTGGTCAAGCTGGCGTCGACGGCGGTAGTCGGGCAACTGCTCGGCCTCACGCGCGACGAGCTGATCAATGCGGTGTCGCAGGCGTTTGTCGATGGACAGGCGCTGCGTACGTACCGCCACGCACCGAATACCGGCTCGCGCAAGTCGTGGGCCGCCGGCGACGCGACCTCGCGCGCGGTGCGCCTCGCGCTGATCGCGAAGACCGGCGAGATGGGCTATCCGTCGGTGCTCACCGCGAAGACGTGGGGCTTTTACGATGTGCTCTTCAAGGGCAACGCGTTCCGTTTCCAGCGCCCGTACGCGTCGTATGTGATGGAAAACGTGCTCTTCAAGATTTCTTTTCCGGCAGAATTCCATGCGCAGACCGCGGTGGAAGCGGCGATGACATTGCACGCGCAACTCGAGCGCGAAGGCCGGCGCGTGGAAGACATCAAACGCATCACGATCCGCACGCACGAAGCCGCGATCCGCATCATCGACAAGACCGGCCCGCTGAACAATCCGGCCGACCGCGATCACTGCATTCAGTACATGATCGCCGTGCCGCTGATCCACGGCCGACTGACGGCCGCGGACTATGAGGATTCGATTGCGCGGGACGCGCGCATCGATGTGCTGCGCGCGAAGATGGCGTGTGTCGAAGACGCGCAGTTCACGCAGGATTACCACGATCCGGAGAAGCGTTCGATCGCCAATGCACTGACGATCGAATTCAACGACGGGTCGTCATTCGACGAAGTCACGGTCGAATACCCGATCGGTCACAAGCGTCGTCGCGAAGACGGGATTCCGTTGCTGGTCGAGAAGTTCAGGACCAACCTCGCGCGCCGCTTTCCGGTCAGGCAACAACTGGCGATTCTCGACGTGTCGCTGGATCAGGCACGGCTCGAAGCCATGCCGGTCAATGAGTACGTCGATCTGTACGTCATTTAG
- a CDS encoding OmpA family protein yields MKYSLIGIALAAVLGGCASSPTRERLQIQDPTVLQTGFKATQSQAAGAVTPQWIATYGGIRNGAMLASVQTRLNALGDRKNNYFGDKAQCWLNAARDERASHDGWGFIEEALVQANTLTTALETSQGLSADNPELRTAAIVRPDLWQQILAAKTSPLFPQCQEAQRLTACSEVELIHAGHEAWTRDFSESQRLVDGVEKGMPAIGAALEACTPPPVAPVASPIPQKMTLQADATFRFDRGDLAGMLPTGKDKLDQLVRDLKQADDVTAIRVEGYTDRLGSDGYNRQLSAKRAETVKRYLQGGGVKTPIAARGHGKEDPVVQCNDRDRQALIDCLAPNRRVELEFARSASPTPGQPTKTQGPVQPSAQSQTQPQPQAQSQPPH; encoded by the coding sequence ATGAAGTATTCGTTAATTGGCATCGCGCTTGCCGCGGTGCTTGGCGGGTGTGCGTCGTCGCCAACGCGCGAACGCCTGCAGATTCAGGACCCGACGGTGTTGCAGACTGGCTTCAAGGCGACGCAGAGCCAGGCGGCCGGCGCGGTCACGCCGCAATGGATCGCGACGTATGGCGGGATCAGGAATGGCGCGATGCTGGCCAGCGTGCAGACGCGCCTGAATGCGTTGGGCGATCGCAAGAACAACTATTTCGGCGACAAGGCGCAGTGCTGGCTGAATGCCGCGCGTGACGAACGCGCCAGTCACGACGGCTGGGGGTTCATCGAGGAAGCGCTGGTTCAGGCCAACACGCTGACCACCGCGCTGGAAACCAGTCAGGGTTTGTCCGCCGACAATCCCGAGCTGCGGACCGCGGCGATCGTGCGGCCCGATCTATGGCAGCAAATCCTGGCCGCGAAGACCTCGCCGTTATTCCCGCAGTGCCAGGAGGCGCAGCGGTTGACCGCGTGCTCGGAAGTCGAGCTGATCCATGCCGGTCACGAGGCGTGGACGCGTGACTTCAGTGAAAGTCAGCGGCTGGTGGACGGCGTCGAGAAAGGCATGCCGGCTATCGGCGCCGCGCTCGAAGCGTGTACGCCGCCGCCAGTCGCGCCGGTTGCGTCGCCGATCCCGCAGAAGATGACGCTGCAGGCCGACGCCACCTTCAGGTTCGATCGCGGCGATCTGGCCGGCATGCTGCCGACAGGCAAGGACAAGCTCGATCAACTGGTTCGCGATCTGAAGCAGGCGGACGACGTGACCGCGATTCGCGTCGAAGGCTACACGGACCGGTTGGGCAGCGACGGCTATAACCGCCAGTTGTCGGCGAAACGGGCCGAGACCGTCAAGCGGTACCTGCAAGGCGGCGGCGTCAAGACGCCGATCGCCGCGCGGGGCCACGGCAAGGAAGATCCGGTGGTGCAATGTAACGACCGCGATCGTCAGGCGTTGATCGATTGTCTGGCGCCGAACCGGCGCGTCGAACTGGAATTTGCGCGTAGCGCTTCGCCAACGCCGGGCCAGCCCACGAAGACGCAGGGGCCGGTTCAACCGTCGGCACAATCGCAAACACAACCGCAACCGCAGGCTCAGTCACAGCCACCGCATTGA
- the acnA gene encoding aconitate hydratase AcnA, which yields MAHNLHKTLKEFDSGSGKGKFYSLPQLGKALNIKIDRLPVSIRIVLESVLRNYDGKKIAEEHITQLANWKPTAARVDEIPFVVSRVVLQDFTGVPLLADIAAMRGVAKHMGKDPKSIEPLVPVDLVVDHSVQIDHFREKNALDLNMKLEFQRNNERYQFMKWGMQAFDTFKVVPPGVGIVHQVNLEYLARGVHKKAEGADTVYYPDSLVGTDSHTTMINGIGVVGWGVGGIEAEAGMLGQPVYFLTPDVVGVELKGKLREGLTATDLVLTVTELLRKEKVVGKFVEFFGEGTKSLSLPDRATIGNMAPEYGATMGFFPVDEKTIDYFKGTGRTDAEISAFENYFKAQGLFGIPKAGQIDYTKVVTLDLGTVTPSLAGPKRPQDRIEIGHVKSTFSDLFSKPVAENGFAKKEADLDAQYTTSNGVNVKNGDILIAAITSCTNTSNPSVLLAAGLLAKKAVEAGLTVAPHIKTSLAPGSRIVTEYLTKTGLLPYLDKLGFTLAAYGCTTCIGNAGDLTPELNEAITKNDIVAAAVLSGNRNFEARIHPNIRANFLASPPLVVAYAIAGNITRDLMTEPVGKGKDGKDIFLGNIWPTSEEVNDLLKFALDAEAFRKNYSSLTKKGDLWSKIEGEEGQVYDWPKSTYIAEPPFFGKDFSMQPADSIAAVKDARALGIFGDSVTTDHISPAGSIKEDSPAGKWLKANGVQKADFNSYGSRRGNHDVMMRGTFANVRIKNLMIPAKADGTRVEGGLTIHQPSGEQESIYDAAMKYIDAGTPTIVFAGEEYGTGSSRDWAAKGTQLLGVKAVVARSFERIHRSNLVGMGVLPLQFKGSDSVQSLGITGEETYDIEGLGADFKPQQEVTLVIRGKDGKEKRVPVLLRIDTPIEVDYYKHGGILPFVLRSLLAA from the coding sequence ATGGCCCACAACCTCCACAAAACGCTCAAGGAATTCGACAGCGGTTCCGGCAAAGGCAAGTTCTACTCCCTGCCGCAACTCGGCAAGGCACTGAACATCAAGATCGACCGCCTGCCGGTTTCGATCCGTATCGTGCTGGAATCGGTGCTGCGTAACTACGACGGCAAGAAGATCGCCGAAGAACACATCACGCAACTGGCGAACTGGAAGCCGACCGCCGCGCGCGTCGACGAAATTCCGTTCGTCGTGTCGCGCGTCGTGCTGCAGGACTTCACCGGCGTGCCGCTGCTCGCCGACATCGCCGCGATGCGTGGCGTCGCGAAGCACATGGGTAAGGATCCGAAGTCGATCGAACCGCTGGTCCCGGTCGATCTGGTCGTCGATCACTCGGTGCAGATCGATCACTTCCGCGAAAAGAACGCGCTCGACCTGAACATGAAACTGGAATTCCAGCGCAACAACGAGCGCTACCAGTTCATGAAGTGGGGCATGCAGGCATTCGACACGTTCAAGGTCGTGCCGCCGGGCGTCGGTATCGTCCACCAGGTGAACCTGGAATACCTCGCGCGCGGCGTGCACAAGAAGGCTGAAGGCGCGGATACGGTCTACTACCCGGACTCGCTGGTCGGCACCGACAGCCACACCACGATGATCAACGGCATCGGCGTGGTGGGCTGGGGCGTGGGCGGCATCGAGGCGGAAGCCGGCATGCTCGGCCAGCCGGTGTACTTCCTGACGCCGGACGTGGTGGGCGTCGAACTGAAGGGCAAGCTGCGCGAAGGCCTGACGGCGACCGACCTGGTCCTGACCGTGACGGAACTGCTGCGTAAGGAAAAAGTGGTCGGCAAGTTCGTCGAATTCTTCGGCGAAGGCACGAAGTCGCTGTCGCTGCCGGATCGCGCGACGATCGGCAACATGGCGCCGGAATACGGCGCGACCATGGGCTTCTTCCCGGTCGACGAAAAAACCATCGACTACTTCAAGGGCACGGGCCGCACGGACGCGGAAATCTCGGCTTTCGAAAACTACTTCAAGGCACAAGGCCTGTTCGGTATCCCGAAGGCTGGCCAGATCGACTACACGAAGGTCGTCACGCTGGACCTCGGCACGGTGACGCCGTCGCTGGCCGGTCCGAAGCGTCCGCAGGACCGCATCGAAATCGGTCACGTGAAGTCGACCTTCAGCGACCTGTTCTCGAAGCCGGTCGCGGAAAACGGCTTTGCGAAGAAGGAAGCCGATCTGGACGCGCAATACACCACGTCGAACGGCGTGAACGTGAAGAACGGCGACATCCTGATCGCCGCGATCACGTCGTGCACGAACACGTCGAACCCGAGCGTGCTGCTGGCCGCCGGCCTGCTGGCGAAGAAGGCGGTGGAAGCCGGCCTGACGGTCGCGCCGCACATCAAGACCTCGCTCGCGCCCGGCTCGCGTATCGTCACCGAGTACCTGACGAAGACCGGCCTGCTGCCGTACCTCGACAAGCTGGGCTTCACGCTGGCCGCTTACGGTTGCACGACCTGTATCGGCAACGCGGGCGACCTGACGCCGGAACTGAACGAAGCGATCACGAAGAACGACATCGTCGCGGCCGCGGTGCTGTCGGGCAACCGTAACTTCGAAGCGCGGATTCACCCGAACATCCGCGCGAACTTCCTGGCCTCGCCGCCGCTGGTCGTCGCTTACGCGATCGCCGGCAACATCACGCGCGACCTGATGACCGAACCGGTCGGCAAGGGCAAGGACGGCAAGGACATCTTCCTCGGCAACATCTGGCCGACCAGCGAAGAAGTCAACGACCTGCTCAAGTTCGCGCTCGACGCGGAAGCGTTCCGCAAGAACTACTCGTCGCTGACCAAGAAGGGCGACCTGTGGAGCAAGATCGAAGGCGAGGAAGGTCAAGTCTACGACTGGCCGAAGTCGACCTACATCGCTGAGCCGCCGTTCTTCGGCAAGGACTTCTCGATGCAGCCGGCCGACAGCATCGCCGCGGTCAAGGACGCACGCGCGCTGGGCATTTTCGGTGACTCGGTCACGACCGACCACATCAGCCCGGCAGGCTCGATCAAGGAAGATTCGCCGGCAGGCAAGTGGCTGAAGGCGAACGGCGTGCAGAAGGCCGACTTCAACAGCTACGGCTCGCGCCGCGGCAATCACGACGTGATGATGCGCGGTACGTTCGCGAACGTCCGGATCAAGAACCTGATGATCCCGGCGAAGGCAGACGGCACGCGCGTGGAAGGCGGCCTGACGATTCACCAGCCGAGCGGCGAACAGGAATCGATCTACGACGCAGCGATGAAGTACATCGACGCCGGCACGCCGACCATCGTGTTCGCGGGCGAAGAGTACGGCACGGGCTCGTCGCGCGACTGGGCAGCGAAGGGTACGCAACTGCTGGGCGTGAAGGCCGTGGTCGCACGCAGCTTCGAGCGGATCCACCGTTCGAACCTGGTCGGCATGGGCGTTCTGCCGTTGCAGTTCAAGGGCTCGGATAGCGTGCAATCGCTCGGCATCACCGGCGAGGAAACGTACGACATCGAAGGCCTGGGCGCGGACTTCAAGCCGCAACAGGAAGTGACGCTGGTGATTCGCGGCAAGGACGGCAAGGAAAAGCGCGTGCCGGTGCTGCTGCGTATCGACACGCCGATCGAAGTCGACTACTACAAGCACGGCGGGATTCTGCCGTTCGTGCTGCGCTCGCTGCTGGCGGCTTAA